Proteins encoded together in one Streptomyces sp. NA04227 window:
- a CDS encoding 2'-5' RNA ligase family protein, which yields MQPFKFQHGTDAWKADSVLHVYGIVDLVDPRHEPLITLLTKATEVLLDAGFPVCPVEPQWLHITLDQLSGRPASAVPQEEREALVEALNRRLSDVAPLDVVVGSMLAYHSGVIGDLHPDEEIAALHTAVRSTIRSVCGEAATRYLWGVQHLTAAYAYDHADSDAAQRLLRRVRPSHAHLHISAVHLVDVTATTTEQSKTITWEHLAEIPLGG from the coding sequence GTGCAGCCGTTCAAGTTCCAGCATGGGACGGACGCTTGGAAGGCCGACAGCGTCCTGCATGTCTACGGGATCGTCGATCTCGTCGACCCTCGCCACGAGCCTTTGATCACCCTCTTGACCAAGGCGACCGAGGTCCTGCTCGACGCGGGTTTCCCGGTATGCCCGGTGGAGCCGCAGTGGCTCCACATCACGCTCGATCAACTGTCAGGCCGCCCCGCATCGGCCGTGCCCCAAGAGGAACGAGAGGCCTTGGTCGAAGCCCTGAACCGGCGCCTGTCCGACGTCGCGCCGCTCGACGTCGTCGTGGGGTCCATGCTGGCGTACCACTCCGGCGTGATCGGGGACTTGCATCCCGATGAGGAGATCGCTGCTCTGCACACCGCAGTGCGCAGCACTATCCGGAGCGTCTGCGGGGAAGCCGCCACCCGATACCTCTGGGGAGTGCAACACCTGACGGCGGCCTACGCCTACGACCACGCCGACTCCGACGCGGCTCAGCGTCTGCTGCGACGCGTCCGGCCGAGCCACGCTCACCTGCACATCTCCGCTGTCCACCTGGTGGACGTCACCGCGACGACCACCGAGCAGTCGAAAACCATTACCTGGGAACACCTAGCTGAGATCCCGCTCGGTGGATAA